The uncultured Fusobacterium sp. DNA segment CTGGAATTTCAGGGACTATAAGACAAAATCTTAATCAGAAAGAAAAAATAAATTTCTCTGTAAAATTAAGTTTAAGAGGTAATGAGGGAATAAATATTCTTCCATTTGGAAAAAATAACCATTTTGAAGTAAGCTCATCTTGGAAAGCTCCAAAATTTTATGGAATTTTACCAAGTGCAAAGGTAATTGATGAAAATGGATTTAAAGCAGAATGGGAAGTTTCTTCCTTTGTAAGAAATTATAAGCAAAGTTTTGTAGATGGGTTCTATGATATTACAGAGGGAAAAATCGGAGTAGATTTATATGAGGGGGTAACTCATTACAGACAAGTTATGAGAGCTGTAAAATATAGTATGTTGTTTATACTTTTGAGCCTTTTTGTAGTATATATTTTTGAGGTAACAAGCAAAAGATTTACCCACTATGTTCAATATGGAGTGGTGGGATTCTCACTTACAATGTTTTATTTAGTTTTACTTTCAATGTCAGAATATTTTAGCTTTGGCTTAGCTTATATTATAGCCACTTTGATGGTGGTAATTCCAAACTCATTGTATATTAAAGCTGTAACTAAAAACAGTAAATATGGAGTTGGAATGTTGGTATTTTTATCTGGAATCTATGCTGTATTATATTCTATTTTAAAGATGGAGCAATATGCACTTATAACAGGAACACTTTTATTGATGTTAGTTCTTTATGTAATGATGTATATTACTAGAAATATTGAGGTTTTAAAGGAGGAGTAAAGTATGGAAAAGAAAAAATTAAGCGAAGAAGAAGTAAGATTCAACAATGAAATCAAAAAAATTGTTTTAGATATTTTAGAAAAAAATAAAAAGCCTATGATTGAGATTAGTTTATCAGATGAGAAACCAAATCTATTCCAAAGTAAATTTGGTGGAGTTCCATACTTACCTAAAGATAAAGAAGTTCCTAAAAATAAAGAAAATGAACAACTAACTTTACTTGCTCAAATAAATATAGATGAGTTACCAGAGAATAATATTTATCCAATGAAAGAGGGAATCTTGCAATTTTGGATATTAAATGATGATATTCTTGGACTTGATTATGATACACATTTAGGAGATGGATTTAAAGTTGTTTATTATAAAGAGATTGATAAAAGTGTAACAGAAGAAGAAATTTTAGAAAAATATAAACCTTATAAAGATGAAGATAGTTATTTTCCAATAGAAGGAGAGTTCTCTTTAAATTTTAAGTTAACAGATGGATATTTTTCAGATAGTAATGATGATTTTAGAGAGATAGTAGATAGAGAGATGAAAAAATTTTATGATGAAAATAAAGATAAATATAGTGAGATATTAAAAATATATGATAAGGAAAATCAATTAAATTACTGGGAAATATGGGATATTTTAGAAGAAGATAAGAAGATTGGAAAAAAATTATTTGGAGCAGGACATAAGATAGGTGGATTCCCTGATTTTACTCAAT contains these protein-coding regions:
- the creD gene encoding cell envelope integrity protein CreD, whose amino-acid sequence is MINLKKNNSLVRKIGFLFVLAILLQIPIFFIHTIVDDRGYSYNNMVEEIGNEWGRKQTIAGVFLTIPFDDSEIYYDNSGKEAKRKIVKNLVILPDDLKVKVYLKDEVRERGIYKTTVYNGDIILEGSFPSIRNSVPANIFPYNIGIGLGITDTKSIMKVEEFIVEGENIELESGTGVTQQGINTGISGTIRQNLNQKEKINFSVKLSLRGNEGINILPFGKNNHFEVSSSWKAPKFYGILPSAKVIDENGFKAEWEVSSFVRNYKQSFVDGFYDITEGKIGVDLYEGVTHYRQVMRAVKYSMLFILLSLFVVYIFEVTSKRFTHYVQYGVVGFSLTMFYLVLLSMSEYFSFGLAYIIATLMVVIPNSLYIKAVTKNSKYGVGMLVFLSGIYAVLYSILKMEQYALITGTLLLMLVLYVMMYITRNIEVLKEE
- a CDS encoding YwqG family protein, with translation MEKKKLSEEEVRFNNEIKKIVLDILEKNKKPMIEISLSDEKPNLFQSKFGGVPYLPKDKEVPKNKENEQLTLLAQINIDELPENNIYPMKEGILQFWILNDDILGLDYDTHLGDGFKVVYYKEIDKSVTEEEILEKYKPYKDEDSYFPIEGEFSLNFKLTDGYFSDSNDDFREIVDREMKKFYDENKDKYSEILKIYDKENQLNYWEIWDILEEDKKIGKKLFGAGHKIGGFPDFTQSDIREVGDYEILLLQIDSDRTEKNEIMWGDCGIANFFIREKDLKEFNFNKAIYNWDCC